A single region of the Strigops habroptila isolate Jane chromosome 3, bStrHab1.2.pri, whole genome shotgun sequence genome encodes:
- the TDG gene encoding G/T mismatch-specific thymine DNA glycosylase isoform X1, with product MEARELGRYYAYLQQAQAFYTFPVHQMMTAVPNMEMMTEQPTLEGIPEPNIAQEPPKEVKKGGRKRKAKATEPKQPKKPAAKKEKSAKSKGKQEKITDTFKVKRKVDRFNGVSEAELLTKTLPDILTFDLDIVIIGINPGLMAAYKGHHYPGPGNHFWKCLFMSGLSNEQLNHMDDHTLPHKYGIGFTNMVERTTPGSKDLSSKEFREGGRILMQKLQKYKPRIAAFNGKCIYEIFSKEVFGIKVKNLEFGLQPHKVPDTETLCYVMPSSSARCAQFPRAQDKVHYYIKLKDLRDQLKGIAPNTEVQEVRYTFDLQLAQEDAKKMAVKEEKYDPGYEAAYGGAYCDRAPYGSEQCTFSANGTAGNPQYCEGPSFGDVPNGQWMTQSFADQIPEFDAGVTREEEGSNA from the exons ATGGAGGCTCGGGAGCTGGGCAG ATACTACGCTTATCTTCAGCAAGCTCAAGCGTTTTACACGTTCCCGGTCCATCAGATGATGACTGCGGTGCCCAACATGGAAATGATGACTGAGCAGCCGACTCTAGAGGGCATCCCAGAGCCAAACATTGCTCAGGAGCCTCCGAAAG aagttaaaaaaggaggaaggaaaagaaaagccaaagcaacTGAGCCAAAGCAACCCAAAAAGCCTGctgctaaaaaagaaaaatcagccaAGTCAAAAGGCAAACAGGAAAAGATCACAGATACGTTTAAAGTCAAAAGAAAAGTGGACCGTTTTAATGGGGTATCTGAAGCTGAACTTCTGACCAAGACTTTACCTGATATCTTGACCTTTGATCTGGACATTGTAATA ATTGGCATAAACCCTGGCTTGATGGCAGCTTACAAAGGACATCATTACCCTGGACCTGGAAACCATTTTT GGAAGTGTCTGTTCATGTCTGGTCTAAGTAATGAACAGCTGAACCATATGGATGACCACACCTTGCCACATAAATACGGGATTGGATTTACAAACATGGTTGAAAGGACAACACCTGGAAGCAAAGACCTCTCCAG CAAAGAGTTTCGGGAAGGAGGGCGGATTCTGATGCAGAAGTTACAAAAGTATAAACCTCGTATAGCAGCCTTCAATGGAAAAT GTATTTATGAAATTTTTAGTAAAGAAGTTTTTGGAATAAAAGTTAAGAACTTGGAATTTGGGCTGCAGCCACACAAGGTGCCAGATACAGAAACC CTCTGCTACGTTATGCCATCATCCAGTGCAAGATGTGCTCAGTTTCCCCGTGCACAAGATAAAGTTCATTATTACATAAAGCTGAAAGACTTGAGGGATCAACTGAAAGGCATCGCACCAAACACAGAGGTGCAGGAGGTGCGGTACACGTTCGACTTGCAACTTGCACAAG AGGATGCTAAAAAGATGGctgtcaaagaagaaaaatacgATCCAGGTTATGAAGCTGCGTATGGAGGAGCTTACTGCGACCGTGCGCCCTATGGAAGTGAACAGTGCACTTTCTCTGCCAACGGAACTG CAGGTAATCCACAGTACTGTGAGGGGCCATCCTTTGGTGACGTTCCTAATGGACAATGGATGACACAGTCCTTCGCGGACCAGATTCCAGAGTTCGATGCTGGTGTGACGCgggaagaagagggaagcaACGCGTAA
- the GLT8D2 gene encoding glycosyltransferase 8 domain-containing protein 2 isoform X1 — translation MHGTRENWFLSYIQLPLHEDHSSHPTGHMALLKKINQILLLLLVLTVCAILYNKVHQVPSALKNETVDLESPEEMEEEIPVVICAAAGRMGAAVAAISSIYSNTEANVLFYIVGLKTTIPHIRRWIENSKLKEIKFKVVEFNPMVLKGKIRQDASRPELLQPLNFVRFYLPLLIQKHEKVIYLDDDIIVQGDIQELYDTKLAPGHAAAFSDDCDLPSTHEMVRSVGMQNTYMGFLDYRKQAIRDLGISPSTCSFNPGVIVANMTEWKHQRITKQLEKWMQRNVEENLYSSTLGGGVATSPMLIVFHGKYSTINPMWHIRHLGWSPDAHYSEHFLQEAKLLHWNGRYKPWDYPSVHTDLWENWFIPDPSGKFKLIRPES, via the exons ATGCATGGAACCAGGGAAAATTGGTTTCTCTCCTATATACAGCTACCATTGCATGAAG ATCACAGTTCTCATCCAACAGGACACATGgctcttttaaagaaaa TTAACCAGATCTTACTGTTACTTCTTGTCTTAACTGTGTGCGCCATTCTGTATAATAAAGTTCACCAAGTGCCATCTGCATTAAAGAATGAAACAG TTGATTTGGAGAGTccagaggaaatggaagaagaaatccCAGTTGTAATCTGCGCTGCTGCGGGCAGAATGGGTGCAGCAGTAGCAGCGATCAGTAGCATCTACAGCAACACAGAGGCTAATGTTTTGTTCTACATAGTTGGGCTGAAGACTACCATCCCACATATTCG AAGATGGATTGAAAATTCTAAACTGAAAGAGATAAAATTTAAGGTTGTGGAATTCAACCCTATGGtactaaaaggaaaaatcagacAAGATGCATCACGCCCAGAGCTACTGCAGCCT cTGAACTTCGTTCGATTTTACCTTCCTTTGCTTATCCAGAAACATGAGAAAGTAATCTATTTGGATGATGATATCATTGTTCAAG GTGACATCCAGGAACTCTACGATACTAAGCTGGCTCCTGGACATGCTGCAGCTTTTTCAGACGACTGTGATCTGCCTTCCACACATGAAATGGTTAGAAGTGTAGGGATGCAG aaCACGTACATGGGATTCCTGGACTACAGAAAGCAGGCAATTAGAGATCTTGGCATCAGCCCCAGCACCTGCTCCTTTAATCCTGGAGTAATTGTTGCTAACATGACCGAATGGAAACATCAACGGATTACGAAGCAGTTGGAAAAGTGGATGCAAAGAAATGTAGA GGAAAACCTCTACAGCAGCACCCTTGGGGGAGGTGTGGCAACCTCTCCAATGCTGATTGTGTTTCATGGAAAGTATTCCACTATTAATCCTATGTGGCACATAAGGCATCTTG GTTGGAGCCCTGATGCTCATTACTCGGAGCATTTTCTTCAAGAAGCAAAATTACTTCATTGGAATGGGAGATACAAACCCTGGGACTATCCCAGTGTTCACACTGATCTCTGGGAAAACTGGTTTATTCCCGATCCTTCAGGGAAGTTTAAATTAATTCGGCCTGAGAGCTGA
- the GLT8D2 gene encoding glycosyltransferase 8 domain-containing protein 2 isoform X3, which produces MALLKKINQILLLLLVLTVCAILYNKVHQVPSALKNETVDLESPEEMEEEIPVVICAAAGRMGAAVAAISSIYSNTEANVLFYIVGLKTTIPHIRRWIENSKLKEIKFKVVEFNPMVLKGKIRQDASRPELLQPLNFVRFYLPLLIQKHEKVIYLDDDIIVQGDIQELYDTKLAPGHAAAFSDDCDLPSTHEMVRSVGMQNTYMGFLDYRKQAIRDLGISPSTCSFNPGVIVANMTEWKHQRITKQLEKWMQRNVEENLYSSTLGGGVATSPMLIVFHGKYSTINPMWHIRHLGWSPDAHYSEHFLQEAKLLHWNGRYKPWDYPSVHTDLWENWFIPDPSGKFKLIRPES; this is translated from the exons ATGgctcttttaaagaaaa TTAACCAGATCTTACTGTTACTTCTTGTCTTAACTGTGTGCGCCATTCTGTATAATAAAGTTCACCAAGTGCCATCTGCATTAAAGAATGAAACAG TTGATTTGGAGAGTccagaggaaatggaagaagaaatccCAGTTGTAATCTGCGCTGCTGCGGGCAGAATGGGTGCAGCAGTAGCAGCGATCAGTAGCATCTACAGCAACACAGAGGCTAATGTTTTGTTCTACATAGTTGGGCTGAAGACTACCATCCCACATATTCG AAGATGGATTGAAAATTCTAAACTGAAAGAGATAAAATTTAAGGTTGTGGAATTCAACCCTATGGtactaaaaggaaaaatcagacAAGATGCATCACGCCCAGAGCTACTGCAGCCT cTGAACTTCGTTCGATTTTACCTTCCTTTGCTTATCCAGAAACATGAGAAAGTAATCTATTTGGATGATGATATCATTGTTCAAG GTGACATCCAGGAACTCTACGATACTAAGCTGGCTCCTGGACATGCTGCAGCTTTTTCAGACGACTGTGATCTGCCTTCCACACATGAAATGGTTAGAAGTGTAGGGATGCAG aaCACGTACATGGGATTCCTGGACTACAGAAAGCAGGCAATTAGAGATCTTGGCATCAGCCCCAGCACCTGCTCCTTTAATCCTGGAGTAATTGTTGCTAACATGACCGAATGGAAACATCAACGGATTACGAAGCAGTTGGAAAAGTGGATGCAAAGAAATGTAGA GGAAAACCTCTACAGCAGCACCCTTGGGGGAGGTGTGGCAACCTCTCCAATGCTGATTGTGTTTCATGGAAAGTATTCCACTATTAATCCTATGTGGCACATAAGGCATCTTG GTTGGAGCCCTGATGCTCATTACTCGGAGCATTTTCTTCAAGAAGCAAAATTACTTCATTGGAATGGGAGATACAAACCCTGGGACTATCCCAGTGTTCACACTGATCTCTGGGAAAACTGGTTTATTCCCGATCCTTCAGGGAAGTTTAAATTAATTCGGCCTGAGAGCTGA
- the TDG gene encoding G/T mismatch-specific thymine DNA glycosylase isoform X2 codes for MEARELGRYYAYLQQAQAFYTFPVHQMMTAVPNMEMMTEQPTLEGIPEPNIAQEPPKEVKKGGRKRKAKATEPKQPKKPAAKKEKSAKSKGKQEKITDTFKVKRKVDRFNGVSEAELLTKTLPDILTFDLDIVIIGINPGLMAAYKGHHYPGPGNHFWKCLFMSGLSNEQLNHMDDHTLPHKYGIGFTNMVERTTPGSKDLSSKEFREGGRILMQKLQKYKPRIAAFNGKCIYEIFSKEVFGIKVKNLEFGLQPHKVPDTETLCYVMPSSSARCAQFPRAQDKVHYYIKLKDLRDQLKGIAPNTEVQEVRYTFDLQLAQEDAKKMAVKEEKYDPGYEAAYGGAYCDRAPYGSEQCTFSANGTGNPQYCEGPSFGDVPNGQWMTQSFADQIPEFDAGVTREEEGSNA; via the exons ATGGAGGCTCGGGAGCTGGGCAG ATACTACGCTTATCTTCAGCAAGCTCAAGCGTTTTACACGTTCCCGGTCCATCAGATGATGACTGCGGTGCCCAACATGGAAATGATGACTGAGCAGCCGACTCTAGAGGGCATCCCAGAGCCAAACATTGCTCAGGAGCCTCCGAAAG aagttaaaaaaggaggaaggaaaagaaaagccaaagcaacTGAGCCAAAGCAACCCAAAAAGCCTGctgctaaaaaagaaaaatcagccaAGTCAAAAGGCAAACAGGAAAAGATCACAGATACGTTTAAAGTCAAAAGAAAAGTGGACCGTTTTAATGGGGTATCTGAAGCTGAACTTCTGACCAAGACTTTACCTGATATCTTGACCTTTGATCTGGACATTGTAATA ATTGGCATAAACCCTGGCTTGATGGCAGCTTACAAAGGACATCATTACCCTGGACCTGGAAACCATTTTT GGAAGTGTCTGTTCATGTCTGGTCTAAGTAATGAACAGCTGAACCATATGGATGACCACACCTTGCCACATAAATACGGGATTGGATTTACAAACATGGTTGAAAGGACAACACCTGGAAGCAAAGACCTCTCCAG CAAAGAGTTTCGGGAAGGAGGGCGGATTCTGATGCAGAAGTTACAAAAGTATAAACCTCGTATAGCAGCCTTCAATGGAAAAT GTATTTATGAAATTTTTAGTAAAGAAGTTTTTGGAATAAAAGTTAAGAACTTGGAATTTGGGCTGCAGCCACACAAGGTGCCAGATACAGAAACC CTCTGCTACGTTATGCCATCATCCAGTGCAAGATGTGCTCAGTTTCCCCGTGCACAAGATAAAGTTCATTATTACATAAAGCTGAAAGACTTGAGGGATCAACTGAAAGGCATCGCACCAAACACAGAGGTGCAGGAGGTGCGGTACACGTTCGACTTGCAACTTGCACAAG AGGATGCTAAAAAGATGGctgtcaaagaagaaaaatacgATCCAGGTTATGAAGCTGCGTATGGAGGAGCTTACTGCGACCGTGCGCCCTATGGAAGTGAACAGTGCACTTTCTCTGCCAACGGAACTG GTAATCCACAGTACTGTGAGGGGCCATCCTTTGGTGACGTTCCTAATGGACAATGGATGACACAGTCCTTCGCGGACCAGATTCCAGAGTTCGATGCTGGTGTGACGCgggaagaagagggaagcaACGCGTAA
- the GLT8D2 gene encoding glycosyltransferase 8 domain-containing protein 2 isoform X2: MNHSSHPTGHMALLKKINQILLLLLVLTVCAILYNKVHQVPSALKNETVDLESPEEMEEEIPVVICAAAGRMGAAVAAISSIYSNTEANVLFYIVGLKTTIPHIRRWIENSKLKEIKFKVVEFNPMVLKGKIRQDASRPELLQPLNFVRFYLPLLIQKHEKVIYLDDDIIVQGDIQELYDTKLAPGHAAAFSDDCDLPSTHEMVRSVGMQNTYMGFLDYRKQAIRDLGISPSTCSFNPGVIVANMTEWKHQRITKQLEKWMQRNVEENLYSSTLGGGVATSPMLIVFHGKYSTINPMWHIRHLGWSPDAHYSEHFLQEAKLLHWNGRYKPWDYPSVHTDLWENWFIPDPSGKFKLIRPES; the protein is encoded by the exons ATGA ATCACAGTTCTCATCCAACAGGACACATGgctcttttaaagaaaa TTAACCAGATCTTACTGTTACTTCTTGTCTTAACTGTGTGCGCCATTCTGTATAATAAAGTTCACCAAGTGCCATCTGCATTAAAGAATGAAACAG TTGATTTGGAGAGTccagaggaaatggaagaagaaatccCAGTTGTAATCTGCGCTGCTGCGGGCAGAATGGGTGCAGCAGTAGCAGCGATCAGTAGCATCTACAGCAACACAGAGGCTAATGTTTTGTTCTACATAGTTGGGCTGAAGACTACCATCCCACATATTCG AAGATGGATTGAAAATTCTAAACTGAAAGAGATAAAATTTAAGGTTGTGGAATTCAACCCTATGGtactaaaaggaaaaatcagacAAGATGCATCACGCCCAGAGCTACTGCAGCCT cTGAACTTCGTTCGATTTTACCTTCCTTTGCTTATCCAGAAACATGAGAAAGTAATCTATTTGGATGATGATATCATTGTTCAAG GTGACATCCAGGAACTCTACGATACTAAGCTGGCTCCTGGACATGCTGCAGCTTTTTCAGACGACTGTGATCTGCCTTCCACACATGAAATGGTTAGAAGTGTAGGGATGCAG aaCACGTACATGGGATTCCTGGACTACAGAAAGCAGGCAATTAGAGATCTTGGCATCAGCCCCAGCACCTGCTCCTTTAATCCTGGAGTAATTGTTGCTAACATGACCGAATGGAAACATCAACGGATTACGAAGCAGTTGGAAAAGTGGATGCAAAGAAATGTAGA GGAAAACCTCTACAGCAGCACCCTTGGGGGAGGTGTGGCAACCTCTCCAATGCTGATTGTGTTTCATGGAAAGTATTCCACTATTAATCCTATGTGGCACATAAGGCATCTTG GTTGGAGCCCTGATGCTCATTACTCGGAGCATTTTCTTCAAGAAGCAAAATTACTTCATTGGAATGGGAGATACAAACCCTGGGACTATCCCAGTGTTCACACTGATCTCTGGGAAAACTGGTTTATTCCCGATCCTTCAGGGAAGTTTAAATTAATTCGGCCTGAGAGCTGA
- the C3H12orf73 gene encoding uncharacterized protein C12orf73 homolog: MMHVRRRTCAGRGVRWRCGYGAAAMPAGVPWPTYVKTLAASLLAMFAGAEVVHRYYRPDLSIPEVPPKPGELQTELLGLKAKSSDVQTSQQ; encoded by the exons ATGATGCACGTCCGGCGCAGGACGTGCGCGGGGCGGGGTGTGCGGTGGCGGTGCGGCTACGGCGCCGCGGCCATGCCCGCCGGCGTGCCTTGGCCCACCTACGTGAAGACGCTGGCGGCCAGCCTGCTTGCCATGTTCGCGGGCGCCGAGGTCGTGCACAGGTACTACCGGCCCGACCTG aGCATACCTGAAGTACCTCCTAAGCCTGGAGAGCTGCAAACGGAACTGTTGGGtctaaaagcaaaatcaagtgACGTTCAGACTTCACAACAGTGA
- the GLT8D2 gene encoding glycosyltransferase 8 domain-containing protein 2 isoform X5: MEEEIPVVICAAAGRMGAAVAAISSIYSNTEANVLFYIVGLKTTIPHIRRWIENSKLKEIKFKVVEFNPMVLKGKIRQDASRPELLQPLNFVRFYLPLLIQKHEKVIYLDDDIIVQGDIQELYDTKLAPGHAAAFSDDCDLPSTHEMVRSVGMQNTYMGFLDYRKQAIRDLGISPSTCSFNPGVIVANMTEWKHQRITKQLEKWMQRNVEENLYSSTLGGGVATSPMLIVFHGKYSTINPMWHIRHLGWSPDAHYSEHFLQEAKLLHWNGRYKPWDYPSVHTDLWENWFIPDPSGKFKLIRPES; this comes from the exons atggaagaagaaatccCAGTTGTAATCTGCGCTGCTGCGGGCAGAATGGGTGCAGCAGTAGCAGCGATCAGTAGCATCTACAGCAACACAGAGGCTAATGTTTTGTTCTACATAGTTGGGCTGAAGACTACCATCCCACATATTCG AAGATGGATTGAAAATTCTAAACTGAAAGAGATAAAATTTAAGGTTGTGGAATTCAACCCTATGGtactaaaaggaaaaatcagacAAGATGCATCACGCCCAGAGCTACTGCAGCCT cTGAACTTCGTTCGATTTTACCTTCCTTTGCTTATCCAGAAACATGAGAAAGTAATCTATTTGGATGATGATATCATTGTTCAAG GTGACATCCAGGAACTCTACGATACTAAGCTGGCTCCTGGACATGCTGCAGCTTTTTCAGACGACTGTGATCTGCCTTCCACACATGAAATGGTTAGAAGTGTAGGGATGCAG aaCACGTACATGGGATTCCTGGACTACAGAAAGCAGGCAATTAGAGATCTTGGCATCAGCCCCAGCACCTGCTCCTTTAATCCTGGAGTAATTGTTGCTAACATGACCGAATGGAAACATCAACGGATTACGAAGCAGTTGGAAAAGTGGATGCAAAGAAATGTAGA GGAAAACCTCTACAGCAGCACCCTTGGGGGAGGTGTGGCAACCTCTCCAATGCTGATTGTGTTTCATGGAAAGTATTCCACTATTAATCCTATGTGGCACATAAGGCATCTTG GTTGGAGCCCTGATGCTCATTACTCGGAGCATTTTCTTCAAGAAGCAAAATTACTTCATTGGAATGGGAGATACAAACCCTGGGACTATCCCAGTGTTCACACTGATCTCTGGGAAAACTGGTTTATTCCCGATCCTTCAGGGAAGTTTAAATTAATTCGGCCTGAGAGCTGA
- the GLT8D2 gene encoding glycosyltransferase 8 domain-containing protein 2 isoform X4, translating to MRMCIGCVDLESPEEMEEEIPVVICAAAGRMGAAVAAISSIYSNTEANVLFYIVGLKTTIPHIRRWIENSKLKEIKFKVVEFNPMVLKGKIRQDASRPELLQPLNFVRFYLPLLIQKHEKVIYLDDDIIVQGDIQELYDTKLAPGHAAAFSDDCDLPSTHEMVRSVGMQNTYMGFLDYRKQAIRDLGISPSTCSFNPGVIVANMTEWKHQRITKQLEKWMQRNVEENLYSSTLGGGVATSPMLIVFHGKYSTINPMWHIRHLGWSPDAHYSEHFLQEAKLLHWNGRYKPWDYPSVHTDLWENWFIPDPSGKFKLIRPES from the exons ATGCGGATGTGTATAGGATGTG TTGATTTGGAGAGTccagaggaaatggaagaagaaatccCAGTTGTAATCTGCGCTGCTGCGGGCAGAATGGGTGCAGCAGTAGCAGCGATCAGTAGCATCTACAGCAACACAGAGGCTAATGTTTTGTTCTACATAGTTGGGCTGAAGACTACCATCCCACATATTCG AAGATGGATTGAAAATTCTAAACTGAAAGAGATAAAATTTAAGGTTGTGGAATTCAACCCTATGGtactaaaaggaaaaatcagacAAGATGCATCACGCCCAGAGCTACTGCAGCCT cTGAACTTCGTTCGATTTTACCTTCCTTTGCTTATCCAGAAACATGAGAAAGTAATCTATTTGGATGATGATATCATTGTTCAAG GTGACATCCAGGAACTCTACGATACTAAGCTGGCTCCTGGACATGCTGCAGCTTTTTCAGACGACTGTGATCTGCCTTCCACACATGAAATGGTTAGAAGTGTAGGGATGCAG aaCACGTACATGGGATTCCTGGACTACAGAAAGCAGGCAATTAGAGATCTTGGCATCAGCCCCAGCACCTGCTCCTTTAATCCTGGAGTAATTGTTGCTAACATGACCGAATGGAAACATCAACGGATTACGAAGCAGTTGGAAAAGTGGATGCAAAGAAATGTAGA GGAAAACCTCTACAGCAGCACCCTTGGGGGAGGTGTGGCAACCTCTCCAATGCTGATTGTGTTTCATGGAAAGTATTCCACTATTAATCCTATGTGGCACATAAGGCATCTTG GTTGGAGCCCTGATGCTCATTACTCGGAGCATTTTCTTCAAGAAGCAAAATTACTTCATTGGAATGGGAGATACAAACCCTGGGACTATCCCAGTGTTCACACTGATCTCTGGGAAAACTGGTTTATTCCCGATCCTTCAGGGAAGTTTAAATTAATTCGGCCTGAGAGCTGA